A portion of the Desulfovibrio oxyclinae DSM 11498 genome contains these proteins:
- a CDS encoding universal stress protein, with the protein MIKMASPGGHEVLFPGYRKYEPISVIRRATMYRKIILAATSRGETDHAAQAAFALARRHGAKLVIFHACRLPSEGWGTLERLVSRDXLVETTRKDIIDNYSGRLDDIDYTTHVVCGDPAEELACVATREGADLIVMGPHCRNGTCPGNRMWGHVDSTVQRVTSLVVAPVMVVTRPASILESEPKTILVPTDMKIPSENAVCHASSIAQETGGKLILFSVLDIGMSYPNPRFYQRDMEDFVQDTITRMEQKYSKLVHHVDHEFLAWEGVPYTEILKAARWNEADMIVMARHSSIKESHQVLIGSTVAQVALSPSCPTTVINYRAKACM; encoded by the coding sequence ATGATAAAAATGGCCTCACCGGGTGGACATGAAGTGCTTTTTCCGGGATACAGGAAGTATGAACCCATTTCCGTAATCAGGAGGGCCACCATGTATCGCAAGATCATACTCGCAGCCACGTCACGCGGTGAAACCGACCACGCAGCACAGGCGGCATTCGCGCTTGCCCGCAGGCACGGCGCCAAGCTCGTCATCTTCCACGCCTGCCGTCTGCCAAGCGAGGGCTGGGGTACTCTGGAACGACTTGTTTCACGGGACNAACTGGTGGAGACCACACGCAAGGATATCATCGACAACTACTCCGGACGCCTTGACGACATTGACTACACCACCCACGTGGTGTGCGGCGACCCGGCCGAGGAGCTGGCCTGCGTCGCCACGCGCGAGGGCGCTGATCTCATCGTCATGGGCCCGCACTGTCGCAATGGCACCTGCCCTGGAAACCGCATGTGGGGCCACGTGGATTCCACCGTCCAGCGCGTGACTTCCCTCGTGGTGGCCCCAGTGATGGTGGTGACCCGTCCCGCATCCATCCTGGAATCCGAACCCAAGACCATTCTTGTCCCCACCGACATGAAGATACCTTCCGAGAATGCGGTGTGCCACGCTTCCAGCATCGCGCAGGAGACCGGCGGCAAGCTGATTCTCTTCTCGGTGCTCGACATCGGCATGAGCTACCCCAACCCGAGGTTCTACCAGCGCGACATGGAGGACTTCGTACAGGACACCATCACGCGCATGGAGCAGAAGTACAGCAAGCTCGTCCATCACGTGGATCACGAATTTCTCGCATGGGAAGGCGTTCCCTATACGGAGATTCTCAAGGCCGCCCGCTGGAACGAGGCGGATATGATCGTCATGGCGCGACACTCGTCCATCAAGGAGTCGCATCAGGTGCTCATCGGCTCTACCGTAGCGCAGGTGGCGCTCTCACCGAGCTGCCCCACCACGGTAATCAACTACCGGGCCAAGGCCTGCATGTGA
- the glp gene encoding gephyrin-like molybdotransferase Glp produces the protein MKHGFFDMISREAFERLLLGFPRLGTEAVSLYSASGRILAEPLVAEHDWPLTDRSCMDGFAVNARDAFGASESNPAYLECVAELSVEEEPVITLERGECARISTGGSLPAGADAVVMVEHTLSMEGGTVEIHKAAAPGLNVMRRGEDARAGATALEAGTPLRAQEVGMAAALGFETLSVGLRPRVGILSTGDELVPVADTPRPGQVRDVNSSALAAMSETCGASCTCYGITPDDLDSLTEALKRSVAENDVTLLSGGSSIGVRDYTVAAIEALPESSLLAHGVAISPGKPAILGRVGERAVLGLPGQVASAQVVMAVLVQPFLRHLQGHAAAYERAGWACVHAEMARNVASKQGREDYVRVRLEEREGMPPLAHPVLGKSGLLRTMLRAEGLAVIPADAEGLYKDALIKILSI, from the coding sequence ATGAAACACGGGTTTTTCGACATGATCAGCCGCGAGGCTTTCGAGCGACTCCTGCTTGGCTTTCCGAGGCTCGGGACCGAGGCCGTTTCCTTATACAGTGCCTCCGGGCGGATTCTGGCAGAACCGCTTGTTGCGGAGCATGACTGGCCGCTGACCGACCGCTCCTGCATGGACGGATTTGCGGTCAATGCGCGTGACGCGTTTGGCGCATCCGAATCCAACCCCGCCTATCTTGAGTGCGTGGCCGAGCTTTCCGTGGAGGAAGAGCCTGTCATCACCCTGGAACGCGGTGAGTGTGCGCGGATTTCCACTGGCGGCAGCCTGCCCGCCGGAGCCGATGCAGTGGTCATGGTGGAGCACACCCTGAGCATGGAAGGCGGCACCGTTGAGATTCACAAGGCCGCCGCGCCGGGTCTGAACGTCATGCGCCGTGGTGAGGACGCACGGGCCGGAGCGACCGCGCTTGAGGCAGGAACTCCGCTTCGGGCGCAGGAAGTCGGCATGGCGGCGGCGCTTGGGTTCGAAACCCTCTCCGTCGGCTTGCGTCCGCGTGTGGGCATTCTGTCCACCGGCGACGAGCTGGTGCCAGTTGCCGACACACCCCGCCCCGGTCAGGTCCGCGACGTGAACAGCTCCGCACTGGCGGCCATGAGCGAGACTTGCGGTGCGAGTTGCACCTGTTACGGCATCACTCCCGACGATCTGGACTCGTTAACTGAAGCGTTGAAGCGCTCGGTGGCGGAAAACGACGTGACGCTGCTGTCCGGCGGCAGTTCCATTGGTGTGCGCGACTATACGGTGGCTGCCATCGAAGCCCTTCCCGAATCCAGCCTGCTGGCGCACGGCGTGGCCATCAGCCCCGGCAAACCGGCCATTCTCGGCCGCGTGGGCGAGCGAGCCGTTCTGGGCCTGCCTGGTCAGGTTGCTTCAGCGCAGGTGGTCATGGCGGTGTTGGTGCAGCCGTTTTTGCGGCATCTGCAAGGGCATGCCGCAGCATACGAACGCGCAGGCTGGGCGTGCGTTCATGCGGAAATGGCCCGCAACGTGGCGTCCAAGCAGGGACGTGAGGATTATGTTCGGGTTCGTCTGGAAGAGCGCGAGGGAATGCCACCGTTGGCGCATCCGGTGCTTGGCAAATCCGGACTGCTGCGCACCATGCTTCGGGCAGAGGGGCTGGCCGTGATTCCGGCCGATGCAGAAGGCCTTTACAAGGATGCGTTGATAAAAATACTGTCCATTTAA
- a CDS encoding YitT family protein codes for MGISNKVERKLHQPIQVRIRRLIIRNFMVLFGAALAALGFVLFQIPYNITAGGVSGLAIIINHYTGMSEGLLIWLFNVPLLILGYFFLGRWRFIASSILAVVAFSAFIELFLNTLPQALSPYPITHDKFLACLYAGVLFGLGNGIIFRFGSTIGGTSIPARIIHNFTGYPMSQVYLFTDLGVICLGGLTFSWEMAMLALFTLVMTGIFSDFTLEGVSQLRTAIVITKKADQMRYALVNEMRRGVSMWEVTGGYTREPSTMLYCTVMRSKVNDLRYMVSQIDPDALVIVGVVQQAWGGFGNLKLNKD; via the coding sequence ATGGGTATTTCAAATAAAGTCGAACGCAAATTGCACCAGCCGATTCAGGTCAGAATCCGTCGGCTCATAATCCGAAACTTCATGGTGCTGTTCGGGGCGGCTCTGGCTGCGCTCGGATTCGTGCTTTTCCAGATTCCGTACAACATCACCGCTGGCGGAGTCAGTGGTCTTGCCATTATCATCAACCATTACACGGGGATGTCGGAGGGCCTGCTCATCTGGCTCTTTAACGTGCCGCTTCTCATCCTCGGGTATTTCTTTCTGGGCCGGTGGCGGTTCATCGCCTCGTCCATCCTTGCGGTCGTGGCCTTTTCCGCGTTCATCGAACTGTTCCTGAACACGCTGCCGCAGGCACTTTCGCCATACCCCATCACCCACGACAAGTTTCTGGCCTGTCTGTATGCGGGTGTGCTGTTCGGCCTCGGCAACGGCATCATCTTCAGGTTCGGCTCCACCATCGGCGGAACATCAATCCCGGCCCGCATCATCCATAATTTCACCGGCTACCCCATGAGTCAGGTTTACCTCTTCACCGACCTTGGCGTCATCTGCCTCGGCGGGCTGACCTTCAGTTGGGAAATGGCCATGCTCGCACTCTTCACCCTCGTGATGACGGGCATTTTCTCCGACTTCACGCTGGAGGGCGTTAGTCAGCTGCGCACCGCCATCGTCATCACCAAAAAGGCCGACCAGATGCGCTATGCGCTGGTGAACGAGATGCGTCGCGGTGTGTCCATGTGGGAAGTGACCGGCGGCTACACGAGAGAGCCGAGCACCATGCTCTACTGTACCGTCATGCGTTCGAAAGTGAATGACTTGCGATATATGGTCTCACAAATAGACCCAGACGCATTAGTCATAGTAGGGGTGGTGCAACAGGCGTGGGGCGGCTTCGGTAACCTCAAGCTGAACAAGGATTGA
- a CDS encoding ArsR/SmtB family transcription factor, translating into MKILKYSKALGDETRARLINVLLKHELNVGEVVQVMEMGQSRISRHLKILAESGLVECRRDGLWAFYRAAREGDGRTFLEGVEPLFDDEAVFGRDMARADSVVRDRTVETRRFFDAIAEDWRKLRENVLGGLDLHAEIISRLGNCGIVADLGCGSGEILSVLAGATDSVIGVDNSPKMLELAAERFESDPKVSLRIGELSHLPLRDSEADCAVLSLVLHHLANPAEALGEAARVLGRGGSLVIAEFDSHGNEVMRSDYGDRLLGIGRKEMEQMLADAGFRLERADEFSVNMGLTVILYRAVR; encoded by the coding sequence TTGAAGATTCTTAAATATTCCAAGGCGCTTGGCGACGAGACCCGGGCCCGCCTCATCAACGTTCTGCTGAAGCATGAGCTCAATGTGGGCGAGGTGGTGCAGGTCATGGAGATGGGCCAGTCGCGCATCTCCCGTCACCTGAAGATTCTGGCCGAGTCCGGACTGGTGGAGTGCCGCCGGGACGGCCTGTGGGCCTTCTATCGCGCCGCGCGCGAGGGGGACGGGCGCACTTTTCTGGAGGGCGTGGAGCCGCTTTTCGACGACGAGGCCGTTTTCGGACGCGACATGGCACGGGCGGACTCCGTGGTCCGCGACCGCACCGTGGAGACCCGCCGCTTCTTCGATGCCATCGCCGAAGACTGGCGCAAGTTGCGCGAGAACGTTCTTGGCGGTCTGGACCTGCATGCGGAAATCATATCGCGTCTGGGAAACTGCGGTATCGTGGCCGATCTCGGCTGCGGATCCGGCGAGATTCTCTCGGTTCTGGCTGGGGCCACCGATTCGGTCATCGGCGTGGATAACTCGCCGAAAATGCTTGAGCTGGCCGCTGAACGCTTTGAATCCGACCCGAAGGTCAGCCTGCGCATCGGCGAACTTTCGCATCTGCCGCTTCGCGACTCCGAGGCCGACTGTGCGGTGCTTTCGCTGGTGCTGCATCACCTGGCGAATCCGGCGGAGGCGCTGGGCGAGGCCGCGAGGGTGCTGGGGCGTGGCGGTTCGCTGGTCATTGCCGAGTTCGACAGCCACGGGAACGAGGTCATGCGCTCCGACTACGGTGACCGGCTTCTTGGCATCGGTCGCAAGGAGATGGAGCAGATGCTCGCGGATGCGGGCTTCCGTCTGGAACGCGCCGACGAATTTTCCGTTAACATGGGACTGACGGTCATCCTTTACCGGGCCGTCCGCTAA
- a CDS encoding HMA2 domain-containing protein yields the protein MHAAATQGRIRFRNEALKVAEFGYTLRDALLEAKGVVQVQVNKRIGSILILFDKTKISTEKILKTIADALGIDLAKVKSGMNDVQKALAGRKGRRLVKRGMLASIAAALGIVYFSEKWHVVAGVAFVHFLALHLYQNKKTLMK from the coding sequence ATGCACGCCGCAGCCACGCAAGGCAGGATTCGATTCAGAAACGAGGCTCTCAAGGTTGCCGAATTCGGATATACCCTACGGGACGCCCTGCTTGAAGCCAAGGGAGTTGTTCAGGTTCAGGTCAACAAGCGGATCGGGAGCATCCTTATTCTGTTTGATAAGACAAAGATCTCCACCGAGAAAATCCTGAAGACCATTGCCGATGCGCTTGGCATTGATCTGGCCAAAGTAAAGAGCGGGATGAATGATGTGCAAAAGGCACTTGCGGGCAGGAAAGGTCGGCGCCTTGTCAAACGAGGCATGCTGGCCTCAATAGCCGCCGCTCTCGGAATCGTCTACTTCTCTGAAAAATGGCATGTTGTGGCCGGGGTGGCTTTTGTCCACTTTTTGGCTCTTCATCTGTACCAGAATAAAAAGACGCTGATGAAATAG
- a CDS encoding NADase-type glycan-binding domain-containing protein, with amino-acid sequence MKTFRLLLLAACLVLLASAASAFEARVVVSSFKPDVLATHVPGHLMDNDPATAWVSLGDGSGESVTVKFSAPVRVVRLGIFNGKQGTGAFGLRNRIARGRVVYPDGTEVPFALDDTGGEQLVPCDSGKPVESFDMVVDKVTPKGPKAEHRGVAVSEIKLYLASIPKTKAEISAQREVRQDEKLLDATAPVIRSFLVLNTRLDEDVLLLYPKGLRSQERMNLYVFQEFQKQLGTFEMLRAASVDTSDMTFEVVSNTDTSAIVHAKGNMVVESGNRTASAPVDSDFEMLLYAEEWKIGGERPRESNDLNRSLMNPDR; translated from the coding sequence ATGAAAACGTTTCGTCTGCTCCTGCTTGCCGCATGTCTGGTTCTGCTTGCGTCCGCTGCCTCCGCCTTTGAGGCGCGTGTGGTTGTCTCAAGCTTTAAGCCCGATGTGCTGGCGACTCATGTGCCCGGCCACCTTATGGATAATGACCCCGCCACCGCCTGGGTCTCGCTGGGTGATGGCAGCGGGGAATCCGTCACCGTAAAATTCAGCGCCCCGGTTCGTGTGGTGCGGCTGGGTATCTTCAATGGCAAGCAGGGGACCGGAGCTTTTGGGCTCCGTAACCGCATCGCTCGCGGAAGAGTGGTCTATCCCGATGGAACTGAGGTTCCATTTGCGCTTGATGATACGGGCGGGGAACAACTCGTTCCCTGCGATAGCGGCAAGCCGGTCGAATCGTTCGACATGGTTGTGGATAAAGTGACGCCCAAGGGACCGAAAGCCGAGCATCGCGGCGTGGCTGTCTCCGAAATCAAACTGTATCTGGCATCCATTCCGAAGACAAAAGCCGAGATCAGCGCACAGCGGGAAGTCCGGCAAGATGAGAAATTGCTGGATGCCACGGCTCCGGTCATCCGCAGCTTTCTGGTGCTCAACACTCGTCTCGATGAAGATGTTCTCCTGCTGTATCCAAAAGGACTGCGCAGTCAGGAACGAATGAATCTGTATGTATTCCAAGAGTTTCAGAAGCAGCTGGGCACCTTTGAGATGCTGCGCGCCGCAAGCGTGGATACCTCGGACATGACGTTCGAGGTGGTCAGCAACACGGATACTTCGGCTATCGTTCACGCGAAAGGGAATATGGTGGTGGAATCCGGCAACCGGACTGCGTCGGCGCCAGTGGACAGCGACTTTGAAATGCTGCTGTACGCAGAGGAATGGAAAATCGGTGGCGAGCGGCCTCGGGAATCAAACGATCTGAATCGAAGTCTAATGAATCCTGACCGTTAA
- a CDS encoding heavy metal translocating P-type ATPase, whose amino-acid sequence MRIVRSIPGRIRFEAESEQAVLYVQERIDAALGDDVGDIEFSYSERSGRALLRFPPDPKLTEQMEEVMVDTVTKPSLSELPDCRGADLGDEMACTLPAPAYGVYEPAELQNPFWTVAKKVINFYTTRLFMPMWLRPYWTAFSVAPLLYEGLRNLFHRKVNVAVLDAAAIGAALSMRDFNTAGTIHLLLDISETLEDWTREKSRNDLASLFAGDGKPAWVLRRGEEVQIPLDELVAGDLVVVRSGARIPVDGVVADGTAMVNQSSMTGEPLSVKRGVGKEVFAGTVVEEGKIVILSEEVGDETRFAKIAHVIADSENMKAEIHGQAIQLADRIVPFSFILFGVIFAITRNWRQAAAVLMADYSCAIKLSTPLAVRSALLESAHCGALVKGGKYIEQLSKVNAVVLDKTGTLTRATPEVIDVCPTNGYSREFVLRNAACMEEHFPHPVADAVVRKADEEGLEHEERHAEVEYILAHGISTTLNGKRMILGSRHFIHEDEGVDLESAREQIRRCTENGLAALYMAVDNELAGVIALEDPLRDSAYRFIRRLENMGMRRIIMLTGDGETTARAVAEELDIKEFYAQVLPGDKTELVDTLREQGYTVAMVGDGINDSAALSHAHVGVSMKHGADIAQEACDVMLTSERLDSLMDSMSISKLTMRRVRRNYKFIVVSNTLFIGLGVFGLISPALLALLHNSGTVLTCAYSMRPMLPKQ is encoded by the coding sequence ATGAGAATTGTTCGAAGCATACCGGGTAGAATTCGATTCGAAGCTGAGTCCGAGCAGGCCGTTCTGTACGTGCAGGAACGGATCGACGCCGCCTTGGGTGATGACGTCGGCGATATCGAATTCAGCTACAGCGAGCGCTCCGGAAGAGCTCTCCTGCGCTTTCCCCCCGACCCGAAGCTGACGGAGCAAATGGAAGAAGTGATGGTCGATACCGTGACCAAACCGTCGCTTTCTGAACTGCCGGATTGCCGTGGTGCCGATCTTGGTGATGAAATGGCCTGTACGTTGCCAGCGCCGGCGTACGGAGTTTATGAACCGGCCGAGTTGCAGAATCCGTTCTGGACCGTTGCGAAGAAGGTCATCAATTTTTATACGACCCGGCTCTTCATGCCCATGTGGTTGCGCCCGTACTGGACGGCTTTCAGCGTGGCTCCGCTGCTCTATGAGGGGCTTCGCAATCTGTTTCACCGCAAGGTCAATGTGGCAGTCCTTGATGCCGCTGCCATAGGCGCGGCTTTGAGTATGCGCGATTTCAATACCGCAGGCACCATCCATCTCCTGCTGGATATCAGTGAGACTCTTGAGGACTGGACGCGAGAGAAATCCAGAAATGACCTCGCCTCGTTGTTTGCCGGCGATGGCAAGCCGGCGTGGGTGTTGCGCAGGGGAGAAGAAGTGCAGATACCTCTGGATGAGCTTGTTGCCGGAGACCTGGTCGTGGTCCGGTCCGGTGCCCGCATTCCAGTGGACGGCGTGGTGGCGGATGGCACGGCCATGGTCAATCAATCTTCCATGACCGGAGAACCGCTTTCCGTGAAGCGCGGGGTCGGCAAGGAGGTCTTTGCCGGTACTGTTGTCGAGGAGGGCAAAATCGTCATCCTTTCCGAAGAAGTGGGTGATGAGACGCGTTTTGCCAAGATAGCCCACGTCATTGCCGACTCCGAAAACATGAAAGCGGAGATTCATGGTCAGGCAATCCAGCTTGCTGACAGGATAGTTCCGTTCTCCTTCATCCTGTTCGGAGTCATCTTTGCCATAACGCGCAACTGGAGGCAGGCCGCGGCAGTGCTGATGGCGGATTATTCTTGCGCCATCAAGCTTTCCACCCCGTTGGCGGTTCGTTCCGCCCTGCTTGAGTCCGCTCATTGCGGTGCGCTTGTCAAAGGGGGCAAGTATATTGAGCAGCTTTCCAAGGTAAACGCGGTCGTTCTGGATAAGACCGGGACCCTGACCCGCGCTACCCCTGAAGTCATCGACGTTTGCCCGACCAACGGATATTCTCGCGAATTTGTCCTGCGAAACGCGGCCTGTATGGAAGAACATTTTCCGCACCCTGTGGCGGATGCGGTCGTCCGAAAGGCTGATGAGGAAGGGCTGGAGCACGAGGAACGACACGCCGAGGTGGAATACATTCTTGCTCATGGCATTTCCACCACGCTTAACGGCAAGCGCATGATTCTGGGTAGCCGTCATTTCATTCATGAAGACGAAGGCGTGGATCTGGAGTCTGCCAGAGAGCAGATCCGGCGATGCACCGAGAACGGGTTGGCCGCGCTGTACATGGCCGTTGACAATGAATTGGCGGGGGTCATTGCTCTGGAAGATCCTCTCAGGGACTCCGCGTATCGTTTCATCAGGCGTCTGGAGAACATGGGAATGCGACGCATCATCATGCTGACAGGCGATGGGGAGACAACGGCCAGAGCGGTCGCTGAAGAACTTGATATCAAGGAATTTTACGCTCAGGTCCTGCCCGGCGACAAAACCGAGCTGGTGGATACCTTGCGTGAGCAGGGGTATACCGTTGCCATGGTCGGGGACGGCATAAATGATTCAGCGGCCCTCAGTCATGCGCACGTTGGCGTTTCCATGAAGCATGGTGCGGATATCGCTCAGGAAGCGTGCGATGTCATGCTGACCAGCGAACGTCTCGATTCGCTTATGGACTCCATGTCCATATCAAAACTGACCATGCGACGTGTCAGGCGCAACTACAAGTTCATTGTTGTCAGCAATACCTTGTTTATCGGGCTGGGTGTGTTCGGCCTGATAAGCCCGGCTTTGCTGGCACTGCTGCACAACTCCGGTACAGTGTTGACTTGCGCCTACAGCATGCGCCCCATGCTACCGAAGCAATAG
- a CDS encoding DUF721 domain-containing protein — translation MYGYWGKDLKNRKRKTRDMRNAMPEMLKELDSDGSLRLVRVWRQWDEMLGEFASMVRPLGHRGKTLILYAEDPMIAAEAAYFSQIITDRINSHFGEEVFDKVRFELLNGRVPLGKPSATARREEPLRYKKPKVLGTLNDQIDPESPVGRCYRAYQKIFDDE, via the coding sequence ATGTACGGATACTGGGGAAAAGACCTCAAGAACCGCAAGCGCAAAACGCGCGACATGCGAAACGCCATGCCCGAGATGCTGAAAGAGCTGGACTCCGACGGCAGCCTCAGGTTGGTTCGCGTATGGCGTCAGTGGGACGAAATGCTCGGCGAATTCGCGAGCATGGTGCGTCCGCTCGGTCATCGCGGCAAGACACTCATCCTCTACGCGGAAGACCCCATGATCGCGGCCGAGGCCGCATACTTCTCCCAGATCATTACGGATCGCATCAACAGTCATTTTGGCGAAGAAGTCTTTGACAAAGTGCGGTTCGAGCTGTTAAACGGCAGAGTTCCTTTGGGCAAGCCCTCCGCCACCGCTCGGCGGGAGGAACCCTTGAGATATAAAAAGCCAAAGGTTCTCGGGACCTTGAACGACCAGATAGATCCGGAAAGCCCTGTCGGAAGGTGCTACCGGGCCTACCAGAAAATTTTTGACGACGAGTGA
- the ahcY gene encoding adenosylhomocysteinase — protein MSNVQPVDPKLDHKIADISLADWGTKELQLSEREMPGLMQLREKYGTEKPLKGLKIMGSLHMTIQTAMLIETLHDLGADIRWASCNIFSTQDHAAACIVKKGSAKVFAWKGETLEEYWWCTEQALTWPDGSGPDLIVDDGGDATMMVHQGVKVEKDPSLTEKKYDNPEFQLVMNRLKASYEANPTKWQKIAENIRGVSEETTTGVHRLYEMQRNGDLLFPAINVNDSVTKSKFDNLYGCRESLADGIKRATDVMIAGKVVVICGYGDVGKGCAQSMRGFGARVLVTEIDPICALQASMEGFEVIPMEKACELGDIFVTATGNFKVVSGAHMERMKDEAIVCNIGHFDNEIDMAYLENNPKCKRDEIKPQVDKWTLESGRSIIVLAEGRLVNLGCATGHPSFVMSNSFTNQVLAQLDLAKNEYEPRVMILPKKLDEEVARLHLERLGVQLDSLSKDQADYLGVPQEGPYKPDHYRY, from the coding sequence ATGAGCAATGTTCAGCCCGTGGATCCGAAACTGGACCACAAAATCGCCGACATTTCCCTTGCCGACTGGGGCACCAAGGAACTGCAGCTTTCCGAACGGGAGATGCCCGGCCTGATGCAGCTGCGGGAAAAGTACGGCACCGAAAAGCCGCTCAAGGGTCTCAAGATCATGGGCTCCCTGCACATGACCATCCAGACCGCCATGCTCATCGAGACCCTGCATGACCTCGGCGCGGATATTCGCTGGGCGTCCTGCAACATCTTCTCCACGCAGGATCACGCCGCCGCGTGTATCGTCAAGAAGGGCTCCGCCAAGGTATTTGCCTGGAAGGGCGAGACCCTCGAAGAATACTGGTGGTGCACCGAACAGGCCCTGACGTGGCCCGACGGCTCCGGACCGGATCTCATCGTGGACGACGGCGGCGACGCCACCATGATGGTGCATCAGGGCGTGAAGGTGGAAAAAGATCCGTCCCTGACTGAAAAGAAGTACGACAACCCCGAATTTCAGCTGGTCATGAACCGCCTCAAGGCTTCCTACGAAGCCAATCCCACCAAGTGGCAGAAAATCGCCGAAAACATCCGCGGCGTTTCCGAAGAGACCACCACCGGCGTGCATCGCCTGTACGAAATGCAGCGCAACGGCGACCTGCTTTTCCCGGCCATCAACGTCAACGACTCCGTGACCAAGTCCAAATTCGACAACCTCTATGGTTGCCGCGAGTCGCTGGCAGACGGCATCAAGCGTGCCACCGACGTGATGATCGCCGGTAAGGTCGTGGTCATCTGCGGTTACGGCGACGTAGGCAAGGGTTGCGCCCAGTCCATGCGCGGCTTCGGCGCACGCGTGCTGGTCACCGAAATCGACCCCATCTGCGCCCTGCAGGCCTCCATGGAAGGCTTTGAAGTCATCCCCATGGAAAAGGCCTGCGAGCTCGGCGATATCTTCGTCACCGCCACCGGCAACTTCAAGGTCGTCAGCGGCGCGCACATGGAGCGTATGAAGGACGAGGCCATCGTCTGCAACATCGGCCACTTCGACAACGAGATCGACATGGCCTATCTGGAAAACAATCCCAAGTGCAAGCGCGACGAGATCAAGCCGCAGGTGGACAAGTGGACGCTGGAATCCGGCCGTTCCATCATCGTTCTGGCCGAAGGCCGTCTGGTGAACCTCGGCTGCGCCACCGGTCACCCGAGTTTCGTCATGTCCAACTCTTTCACCAACCAGGTGCTGGCACAGCTCGACCTCGCCAAGAACGAATACGAGCCGCGCGTCATGATCCTGCCCAAGAAGCTGGACGAAGAAGTGGCCCGTCTGCACCTCGAACGTCTCGGCGTCCAGCTGGACAGCCTCTCCAAGGACCAGGCCGACTACCTCGGCGTGCCGCAGGAAGGCCCCTACAAGCCGGACCACTACCGCTACTAG